The Solanum lycopersicum chromosome 9, SLM_r2.1 genome window below encodes:
- the LOC138338550 gene encoding uncharacterized protein produces MDVIGPIEPAAPNGHRFILVAIYYSTKWVEAASYKSVTKKVVADFVRNNLICKFRVPESIITDNGANLNKHRLGLPVEVEIPSLRIIQEAELSNDEWVSKRIDQLDLIDEKRTVVVYHGQLYRQRMTRAFHKRVRARNFEVGQLVLKRIFPHQDEYKGKFAPNWHGPYMVRKVLSGGALVLSEMDGAVRPKPIDSDAVKRYYA; encoded by the exons atggatgtcatcggtcctaTAGAGCCAGCCGCTCctaatggacacagattcattttggttgccatttATTATTccaccaagtgggtggaagcagcctcttacaagtcggtaaccaagaaagtggtagccgattttgtccgcaacaatctgatatgcaAATTTCGagttccagaatccatcattactgataatggtgcaaatctcaaca AACATCGACTAGGGCTAcctgttgaagtcgagataccgtcactgaggatcatccaagaagctgaatTAAGTAACGATGAGTGGGTTAGCAAACGGATTGATCAACTAgatttgattgatgagaagagaacGGTCGTCGTTTACCATGGCCAATTGTATAGACAGAGAATGACTCgcgcttttcacaaaagagtaagagccagaaattttgaagttggtcagttggttcttaagcgtatttttcctcatcaagacgaatACAAAGGGAAGTTCGCACCAAACTGGCATGGTCCTTACATGGTTCGCAAAgtactatctggaggtgctttagtCTTGTCAGAGATGGATGGCGCTGTACGGCCCAAGCCTATCGactcagatgctgtcaagagatactacgCGTAA